The window GCTATTATCTACATGCTCATCAATATCTTTAAGTACGTTTGGGTATTTAGTGTATGGAGATTTTTTTAAAACAGGCGCATGATAACGTCCTGCAGCAATATTAGTCGCAAAATCACCTGGTGCAATATTGGTGAATTTAACCCCAAAATCCTTAGTTTCCATACGTAACGCCTCCGTTACAAGCTCTAGTGCGCCTTTACTAGCACTATAAATACCACGATATGGTAAGCCCATATATCCAGCAATGGATGTAATATTTATAACCAAACCAGATTGTTGCACTCGCATTTGAGGTAACACTGCCTTGATAACATTTATAGGCCCAAAAAAATTAGTGTTAAAATTATGTTGGATTTGTTCTTGCGGAATTTCTTCTATCGCCCCATTAATCCCAACACCAGCATTATTAACTAACACATCCAACTTCCCTTCTGCTGCAATCACCGTTTTTATTGCAGCTGCAATAGTAACCGTATCATTAACATCTAAAGCGACAAGCTTAAATTTACTGTTGGTATAATTAGATGGGTTACGACTGGTACCATAAACAATACACCCTTTTTCGGTTAAAAACTCACCTATAGATTTTCCTATTCCAGAAGACCCTCCTGTAATTAATACGACTTTAGACATGTAAATAATTTTAAAAGTTAAAAGTAAAAAAGTTGAAAGTACAAAACGACTGTAACCAAAAAAGATTTGCTAGAATTAACTAGCAAATCTTTATTTTATGTTTTTAAATCTCTTTTTAAAAAAGGATTTAGAGTAATCAAAAAAAGGCAAGCTACCTACATCACACTGCTACGACCATTTACCTTTGCTTCGTTCCCGACCTGGAGGATTCAACAGGAGCTAGTTGTGTAGGACTTGCCAGGTGCAAAGATACAAACATTTTATTTTCTCGCAATCATTTTTTATAATGAATTTTAATAAATAACTTGCTAACAAATAAGTTTACAAAATGAAAGCATTTAAATACCTTACAATCATATTTTTAGCAACAGCACTATTATCGTGCGGTGACAACGTAGAACTGCAAAAAAAGA is drawn from Psychroserpens sp. NJDZ02 and contains these coding sequences:
- a CDS encoding SDR family oxidoreductase: MSKVVLITGGSSGIGKSIGEFLTEKGCIVYGTSRNPSNYTNSKFKLVALDVNDTVTIAAAIKTVIAAEGKLDVLVNNAGVGINGAIEEIPQEQIQHNFNTNFFGPINVIKAVLPQMRVQQSGLVINITSIAGYMGLPYRGIYSASKGALELVTEALRMETKDFGVKFTNIAPGDFATNIAAGRYHAPVLKKSPYTKYPNVLKDIDEHVDNSSSPIAVAKKVHEVINTKNPRIHYKVGAPMQKFSIVLKFLLPDKMYEKLLLNHYKL